A single region of the Pseudomonas granadensis genome encodes:
- a CDS encoding YajG family lipoprotein: MLQRLLFGLITVAGLTLAGCAHSPQQLNPEPKLTTQLPAVGRGQPVIVRVVDGRPSPTLGTRGGLYPETSAITVQREQILPKLQAQAEAAVRLLGFTPTTNAPNAPQLTVTLAELKYQSPKEGMYVTEATIGATFRSDVQNANRRYSGRYGASLDQRFGMAPNQETNTKLVSDVLSDALTRLFKDPTVGQVLAE, translated from the coding sequence ATGTTGCAACGCCTGTTGTTCGGTTTGATCACTGTGGCCGGTTTGACCCTGGCCGGCTGCGCCCACAGCCCGCAACAACTGAATCCGGAGCCGAAGCTGACCACGCAACTGCCAGCGGTCGGCCGTGGCCAGCCGGTGATCGTGCGCGTGGTCGACGGTCGTCCGTCGCCAACCCTCGGCACCCGTGGCGGCCTGTACCCGGAAACCAGCGCCATCACTGTGCAGCGCGAGCAGATTCTGCCCAAGTTGCAGGCTCAGGCTGAGGCCGCCGTGCGTCTGCTCGGCTTCACCCCGACCACCAACGCGCCGAACGCGCCGCAGCTGACGGTGACGCTGGCCGAGCTGAAATATCAGTCGCCGAAGGAAGGCATGTACGTGACCGAAGCGACCATCGGCGCGACCTTCCGCTCCGACGTGCAGAACGCCAACCGCCGCTACAGCGGCCGTTACGGCGCTTCGCTGGACCAGCGCTTCGGCATGGCGCCGAACCAGGAAACCAACACCAAGCTGGTCAGCGATGTGTTGAGCGATGCGTTGACGCGTCTGTTCAAGGATCCGACGGTGGGGCAGGTTCTCGCCGAATAA
- the mqo gene encoding malate dehydrogenase (quinone), translating into MAHNEAVDVVLVGAGIMSATLAVLLKELDPAIKLEVVELMDSGAAESSNPWNNAGTGHAGLCELNYTPQAADGSVDIKKAVHINTQFEVSKQFWSYLTKKGTFGSCKSFISPVPHLSFVQGDSGVSFLKERFNVLSKHHAFADMEYTEDKGKMAEWMPLMMPGRSPDEVLAATRVMNGTDVNFGALTNQLLKHLTSAPDTQVKYCKRVTGLKRNGNGWTVSIKDVNNGNTREVDAKFVFLGAGGAALPLLQASGIEESKGFGGFPISGQWLRCDNPEVVKQHQAKVYSQAAVGSPPMSVPHLDTRVVDGKKSLLFGPYAGFTTKFLKHGSFMDLPLSVRAGNIGPMLAVAKNNMDLTKYLVSEVMQSMEQRLDSLRRFYPQAKAEDWRLEVAGQRVQIIKKDPKKGGILQFGTELVAAKDGSLAALLGASPGASVTVSIMLELIEKCFADKAKGEWAGKLAEIFPAREKVLETDAALYRKINTQNNIALELVEENSETPSYA; encoded by the coding sequence ATGGCGCATAACGAAGCAGTCGACGTAGTTCTGGTAGGGGCCGGCATCATGAGCGCCACCCTGGCCGTACTGCTCAAAGAGCTCGACCCCGCGATCAAGCTGGAAGTCGTCGAGCTGATGGATTCCGGTGCCGCCGAGAGTTCCAACCCCTGGAACAACGCCGGTACCGGCCACGCGGGTCTGTGTGAGCTGAACTACACGCCGCAGGCTGCCGATGGCAGCGTCGACATCAAGAAAGCCGTGCACATCAACACCCAGTTCGAGGTGTCGAAACAGTTCTGGTCGTACCTGACCAAGAAAGGCACCTTCGGCTCGTGCAAATCCTTCATCAGCCCGGTGCCGCACCTGAGCTTCGTTCAGGGCGACAGCGGTGTGTCGTTCCTCAAGGAACGCTTCAACGTGCTGAGCAAGCACCACGCCTTTGCCGACATGGAATACACCGAAGACAAAGGCAAGATGGCCGAGTGGATGCCGCTGATGATGCCGGGCCGTTCGCCGGACGAAGTCCTCGCCGCGACCCGTGTGATGAACGGCACCGACGTCAACTTCGGCGCCCTGACCAATCAGTTGCTCAAGCACCTGACCAGCGCCCCGGACACCCAGGTCAAATACTGCAAGCGCGTCACCGGCCTGAAGCGTAACGGCAACGGCTGGACCGTCAGCATCAAGGACGTCAACAACGGCAACACCCGCGAAGTCGACGCCAAATTCGTCTTCCTCGGTGCTGGCGGCGCGGCGCTGCCATTGCTGCAGGCTTCGGGCATCGAAGAAAGCAAAGGCTTCGGCGGCTTCCCGATCAGCGGCCAGTGGCTGCGTTGCGACAACCCGGAAGTGGTCAAGCAGCATCAGGCCAAGGTCTACAGCCAGGCGGCTGTGGGTTCGCCACCGATGTCGGTGCCACACCTCGACACCCGTGTGGTCGACGGCAAGAAATCCCTGCTGTTCGGGCCATACGCCGGTTTCACCACCAAATTCCTCAAGCACGGTTCCTTCATGGACCTGCCGCTGTCGGTGCGCGCCGGCAACATCGGGCCGATGCTGGCGGTGGCGAAAAACAACATGGACCTGACCAAGTACCTGGTCAGTGAAGTGATGCAATCGATGGAGCAGCGCCTGGATTCCCTGCGCCGTTTCTACCCGCAGGCGAAAGCCGAAGACTGGCGCCTGGAAGTGGCCGGCCAACGGGTGCAGATCATCAAAAAGGACCCGAAAAAGGGCGGCATCCTGCAATTCGGTACCGAGCTGGTTGCTGCGAAGGACGGCTCCCTCGCCGCCCTGCTCGGCGCTTCGCCAGGCGCGTCGGTGACCGTTTCGATCATGCTGGAACTGATCGAGAAGTGCTTCGCGGACAAAGCCAAAGGCGAATGGGCCGGCAAACTGGCCGAGATCTTCCCGGCCCGTGAGAAAGTCCTGGAAACCGATGCTGCGCTGTATCGCAAGATCAACACGCAGAACAACATCGCGCTGGAACTGGTAGAAGAAAACAGCGAGACGCCAAGCTACGCTTGA
- a CDS encoding PA4642 family protein — MRKDKKQVIGDEIGDEQIKLFLDFEPVDATSPSLHKLIKAYRGLRVDDFERFLGFFVAAGYDVDGKDEQGNTFVERIADQRNAAEYIELIDKARG, encoded by the coding sequence ATGCGTAAAGATAAGAAACAAGTGATTGGTGACGAGATCGGCGATGAGCAGATCAAGCTGTTCCTCGATTTTGAGCCCGTCGACGCCACTTCGCCGTCGCTGCACAAACTGATCAAGGCGTATCGCGGTCTGCGTGTTGACGACTTCGAGCGCTTTCTGGGCTTCTTCGTCGCGGCCGGTTACGACGTTGATGGCAAGGACGAGCAGGGCAATACTTTCGTCGAGCGGATCGCCGATCAGCGCAATGCCGCTGAATACATCGAGCTGATCGACAAGGCTCGTGGCTGA
- a CDS encoding hypoxanthine-guanine phosphoribosyltransferase: protein MSADLEHIRQVMREADCLYTEAEVEAAIARVGAQINEQLADTNPVVFCVMNGGLIFSGKLLTHLQFPLEASYLHATRYRNETSGGDLFWKAKPEVSFIDRDVLIIDDILDEGHTLGAIIDFCKHAGARKVHTAVLIDKDHDRKARPDLKADFVGLPCIDRYIFGYGMDYKGYWRNANGIYAVKGM, encoded by the coding sequence ATGTCCGCTGATCTCGAGCATATCCGTCAAGTCATGCGAGAGGCTGACTGCCTGTACACCGAAGCTGAAGTCGAAGCGGCCATCGCCCGTGTCGGTGCACAAATCAACGAACAACTGGCGGACACCAACCCGGTGGTGTTCTGCGTGATGAACGGCGGCCTGATTTTCTCCGGCAAACTGCTGACGCATCTGCAGTTCCCGCTGGAAGCGTCCTACCTGCACGCCACCCGTTATCGCAATGAAACCAGCGGCGGCGACCTGTTCTGGAAAGCCAAGCCGGAAGTCTCGTTCATTGACCGCGACGTGCTGATCATCGACGACATCCTCGACGAAGGTCACACCCTGGGCGCGATCATCGACTTCTGCAAACATGCCGGCGCGCGCAAAGTGCACACCGCCGTGCTGATCGACAAGGACCACGACCGCAAGGCGCGTCCTGACCTGAAAGCCGATTTCGTCGGCCTGCCGTGCATCGACCGCTACATCTTCGGTTACGGCATGGACTACAAGGGTTACTGGCGCAACGCCAACGGGATCTACGCCGTCAAGGGCATGTAA
- the upp gene encoding uracil phosphoribosyltransferase, producing the protein MPILEIRHPLIRHKLGLMRRADISTKNFRELAQEVGALLTYEATKDLPLESYDIAGWCGTVSVEKIAGKKITVVPILRAGIGMLEGVLSLIPGAKVSAVGVARNEETLQAHTYLEKLVPEIDERLAMIIDPMLATGSSMVATIDLLKKAGCRDIRAMVLVAAPEGIAAVEKAHPDVTIYTASIDERLNEHGYIIPGLGDAGDKIFGTKQKDA; encoded by the coding sequence ATGCCCATTCTCGAGATCCGCCATCCGCTGATCCGCCATAAACTCGGCCTGATGCGCCGCGCTGACATCAGCACCAAGAATTTCCGTGAGCTCGCTCAGGAAGTCGGCGCCCTGTTGACCTATGAAGCTACAAAAGATTTGCCGCTTGAATCCTACGATATCGCCGGCTGGTGCGGCACCGTGTCGGTGGAAAAGATCGCCGGCAAGAAAATCACCGTCGTGCCGATCCTGCGCGCCGGCATCGGCATGCTCGAAGGCGTGCTCAGCCTGATTCCGGGTGCCAAGGTTTCGGCTGTCGGTGTTGCCCGCAACGAAGAAACCCTGCAAGCGCACACCTATCTGGAAAAACTGGTGCCGGAAATCGACGAACGTCTGGCGATGATCATTGACCCGATGCTCGCCACCGGCAGTTCCATGGTCGCGACCATCGACCTGCTGAAAAAAGCCGGTTGCCGCGACATTCGCGCCATGGTCCTGGTCGCCGCGCCAGAAGGCATCGCCGCCGTCGAAAAGGCGCACCCGGACGTGACCATCTACACCGCGTCCATCGATGAACGCTTGAACGAGCATGGCTACATCATTCCTGGGCTTGGCGACGCCGGTGACAAGATTTTCGGCACCAAGCAGAAGGACGCGTAA